Proteins from a single region of Lates calcarifer isolate ASB-BC8 linkage group LG19, TLL_Latcal_v3, whole genome shotgun sequence:
- the LOC108874910 gene encoding heterogeneous nuclear ribonucleoprotein Q isoform X3, whose amino-acid sequence MKTYRQREKQGTKVSDTNKGPDEAKIKALLERTGYTLDVTTGQRKYGGPPPESAHSGAQPTIGTEIFVGKIPRDLFEDELVPLFEKAGPIWDLRLMMDPLSGLNRGYAFVTFCTKEAAQQAVKLCNNNEIRPGKHIGVCISVANNRLFVGSIPKSKTKEQIVEEFAKVTEGLNDVILYHQPDDKKKNRGFCFLEYEDHKTAAQARRRLMSGKVKVWGNVVTVEWADPIEDPDPEVMAKVKVLFVRNLASTVTEEILEKAFSQFGKLERVKKLKDYAFIHFEERDGAVKALADLNGKDLEGEHIEIVFAKPPDQKRKERKAQRQAAKTQMYDEYYYYGPPHMPPPTRGRGRGGRGGYSYPPDYYAYEDYYDYYGYDYHNYRGGYDDPYYGYEDFQGSGRGRGARGGVRGGASQTRGRGAVTPRGRLGFSQRGGPGTSRAGKRGRGRS is encoded by the exons ATGAAGAcgtacagacagagagagaaacaagggACCAAAGTGTCAGACACCAATAAAGGACCAGATGAAGCCAAAATCAAA GCTTTGCTGGAGAGGACTGGCTACACACTTGATGTGACAACAGGCCAGAGGAAGTATGGAGGTCCCCCACCAGAGTCCGCCCACTCGGGGGCACAGCCCACCATTGGTACAGAG ATATTTGTAGGCAAAATCCCCAGAGACCTTTTTGAGGATGAGCTGGTTCCGCTGTTTGAGAAAGCTGGCCCCATCTGGGACTTGCGCCTGATGATGGATCCTCTCAGTGGCCTGAACAGAGGCTACGCCTTTGTCACTTTCTGCACTAAAGAAGCTGCACAGCAGGCTGTCAAATTG TGCAACAACAATGAAATTCGACCGGGTAAACATATCGGTGTGTGCATCTCTGTGGCCAATAATAGACTGTTTGTTGGCTCCATCCCCAAGAGTAAAACAAAAGAGCAGATTGTTGAAGAATTTGCAAAAGTTACAG aGGGTCTAAATGATGTCATATTGTACCACCAGCCAGACgacaagaagaaaaatagaGGCTTTTGCTTCCTGGAGTATGAAGACCACAAGACGGCTGCTCAGGCCCGTCGCCGGCTGATGAGCGGCAAGGTCAAGGTGTGGGGAAATGTGGTCACCGTGGAATGGGCTGATCCCATCGAGGACCCAGACCCAGAGGTCATGGCCAAG GTCAAGGTGCTGTTTGTGAGGAACTTAGCGAGCACTGTTACAGAGGAGATACTTGAAAAGGCCTTTAGTCAGTTTGGCAAGTTGGAGCGGGTGAAGAAATTGAAAGACTACGCCTTTATCCACTTTGAGGAAAGAGATGGTGCTGTGAAG GCGTTGGCTGATCTCAATGGCAAAGACCTGGAAGGAGAGCACATCGAAATCGTCTTTGCCAAGCCCCCTGACCAGAAGAGGAAGGAACGCAAAGCCCAGAGACAAGCCgctaaaacacaaat GTATGACGAATACTATTACTACGGGCCTCCCCACATGCCGCCACCGACAAGAGGCCGTGGCCGAGGCGGGCGAGGAGGTTATTCTTACCCTCCCGATTATTACGCCTATGAAGACTATTACGATTACTATGGATACGATTACCACAACTACCGGGGTGGCTACGATGACCCGTACTACGGCTATGAGGACTTCCAGGGGTCCGGGAGAGGACGAGGAGCGAGGGGAGGAGTCCGTGGCGGTGCCAGTCAGACCAGAGGCCGTGGTGCAGTCACACCGAGGGGCCGGCTGGGCTTCTCGCAGCGAGGAGGCCCTGGAACAAGCAGAG CAGGGAAACGGGGCCGAGGGCGGTCCTGA
- the LOC108874910 gene encoding heterogeneous nuclear ribonucleoprotein Q isoform X2, which produces MATEHINGNGPEEPMDTSAAVTHSEHFQTLLEAGLPQKVAEKLDEIYIAGLVSHSDLDDRAIEALKEFNEEGALQVLLQFKDSDLSHVQNKSAFLCGVMKTYRQREKQGTKVSDTNKGPDEAKIKALLERTGYTLDVTTGQRKYGGPPPESAHSGAQPTIGTEIFVGKIPRDLFEDELVPLFEKAGPIWDLRLMMDPLSGLNRGYAFVTFCTKEAAQQAVKLCNNNEIRPGKHIGVCISVANNRLFVGSIPKSKTKEQIVEEFAKVTEGLNDVILYHQPDDKKKNRGFCFLEYEDHKTAAQARRRLMSGKVKVWGNVVTVEWADPIEDPDPEVMAKVKVLFVRNLASTVTEEILEKAFSQFGKLERVKKLKDYAFIHFEERDGAVKALADLNGKDLEGEHIEIVFAKPPDQKRKERKAQRQAAKTQMYDEYYYYGPPHMPPPTRGRGRGGRGGYSYPPDYYAYEDYYDYYGYDYHNYRGGYDDPYYGYEDFQGSGRGRGARGGVRGGASQTRGRGAVTPRGRLGFSQRGGPGTSRGKRGRGRS; this is translated from the exons ATGGCCACAGAACATATTAATGGAAATGGTCCAGAAGAACCAATGGACACCTCTGCTGCAGTTACCCATTCTGAGCACTTCCAGACTTTATTAGAAGCTGGTTTACCACAGAAAGTTGCTGAAAAACTAGATGAAATTTACATAGCAG GTTTGGTGTCACACAGTGACTTAGATGATCGAGCGATTGAGGCGCTGAAAGAATTCAACGAGGAAGGTGCTCTGCAAGTCCTTTTGCAATTCAAGGACAGCGACCTCTCACATGTTCAG AACAAAAGTGCCTTTCTTTGTGGCGTGATGAAGAcgtacagacagagagagaaacaagggACCAAAGTGTCAGACACCAATAAAGGACCAGATGAAGCCAAAATCAAA GCTTTGCTGGAGAGGACTGGCTACACACTTGATGTGACAACAGGCCAGAGGAAGTATGGAGGTCCCCCACCAGAGTCCGCCCACTCGGGGGCACAGCCCACCATTGGTACAGAG ATATTTGTAGGCAAAATCCCCAGAGACCTTTTTGAGGATGAGCTGGTTCCGCTGTTTGAGAAAGCTGGCCCCATCTGGGACTTGCGCCTGATGATGGATCCTCTCAGTGGCCTGAACAGAGGCTACGCCTTTGTCACTTTCTGCACTAAAGAAGCTGCACAGCAGGCTGTCAAATTG TGCAACAACAATGAAATTCGACCGGGTAAACATATCGGTGTGTGCATCTCTGTGGCCAATAATAGACTGTTTGTTGGCTCCATCCCCAAGAGTAAAACAAAAGAGCAGATTGTTGAAGAATTTGCAAAAGTTACAG aGGGTCTAAATGATGTCATATTGTACCACCAGCCAGACgacaagaagaaaaatagaGGCTTTTGCTTCCTGGAGTATGAAGACCACAAGACGGCTGCTCAGGCCCGTCGCCGGCTGATGAGCGGCAAGGTCAAGGTGTGGGGAAATGTGGTCACCGTGGAATGGGCTGATCCCATCGAGGACCCAGACCCAGAGGTCATGGCCAAG GTCAAGGTGCTGTTTGTGAGGAACTTAGCGAGCACTGTTACAGAGGAGATACTTGAAAAGGCCTTTAGTCAGTTTGGCAAGTTGGAGCGGGTGAAGAAATTGAAAGACTACGCCTTTATCCACTTTGAGGAAAGAGATGGTGCTGTGAAG GCGTTGGCTGATCTCAATGGCAAAGACCTGGAAGGAGAGCACATCGAAATCGTCTTTGCCAAGCCCCCTGACCAGAAGAGGAAGGAACGCAAAGCCCAGAGACAAGCCgctaaaacacaaat GTATGACGAATACTATTACTACGGGCCTCCCCACATGCCGCCACCGACAAGAGGCCGTGGCCGAGGCGGGCGAGGAGGTTATTCTTACCCTCCCGATTATTACGCCTATGAAGACTATTACGATTACTATGGATACGATTACCACAACTACCGGGGTGGCTACGATGACCCGTACTACGGCTATGAGGACTTCCAGGGGTCCGGGAGAGGACGAGGAGCGAGGGGAGGAGTCCGTGGCGGTGCCAGTCAGACCAGAGGCCGTGGTGCAGTCACACCGAGGGGCCGGCTGGGCTTCTCGCAGCGAGGAGGCCCTGGAACAAGCAGAG GGAAACGGGGCCGAGGGCGGTCCTGA
- the cga gene encoding glycoprotein hormones alpha chain, whose translation MKGNLSVNMVTAATTKGSVRSAGLSLLLLSFFLYIADSYPNVDLSNVGCEECTLRKNNVFSRDRPVYQCMGCCFSRAYPTPLKAMKTMTIPKNITSEATCCVAKHSYETEVAGIRVRNHTDCHCSTCYFHKI comes from the exons ATGAAGGGGAATCTCTCTGTCAACATG GTAACTGCTGCAACCACAAAGGGCTCAGTGAGATCAGCTGGactgtctcttcttctgttgtctttttttctttacatagCTGATTCTTACCCCAACGTCGACTTATCAAACG TGGGCTGTGAGGAATGCACACTGAGAAAGAACAACGTTTTCTCCAGGGATCGTCCGGTCTACCAGTGCATGGGCTGCTGCTTCTCCAGAGCGTACCCGACCCCTCTCAAGGCCATGAAGACGATGACGATCCCGAAGAACATCACCTCGGAGGCGACGTGCTGCGTTGCAAAGCATAGCTACGAG ACAGAGGTGGCCGGCATAAGGGTGAGAAACCATACAGACTGCCACTGCAGCACCTGCTATTTTCATAAGATATGA
- the LOC108874910 gene encoding heterogeneous nuclear ribonucleoprotein Q isoform X1, with protein sequence MATEHINGNGPEEPMDTSAAVTHSEHFQTLLEAGLPQKVAEKLDEIYIAGLVSHSDLDDRAIEALKEFNEEGALQVLLQFKDSDLSHVQNKSAFLCGVMKTYRQREKQGTKVSDTNKGPDEAKIKALLERTGYTLDVTTGQRKYGGPPPESAHSGAQPTIGTEIFVGKIPRDLFEDELVPLFEKAGPIWDLRLMMDPLSGLNRGYAFVTFCTKEAAQQAVKLCNNNEIRPGKHIGVCISVANNRLFVGSIPKSKTKEQIVEEFAKVTEGLNDVILYHQPDDKKKNRGFCFLEYEDHKTAAQARRRLMSGKVKVWGNVVTVEWADPIEDPDPEVMAKVKVLFVRNLASTVTEEILEKAFSQFGKLERVKKLKDYAFIHFEERDGAVKALADLNGKDLEGEHIEIVFAKPPDQKRKERKAQRQAAKTQMYDEYYYYGPPHMPPPTRGRGRGGRGGYSYPPDYYAYEDYYDYYGYDYHNYRGGYDDPYYGYEDFQGSGRGRGARGGVRGGASQTRGRGAVTPRGRLGFSQRGGPGTSRAGKRGRGRS encoded by the exons ATGGCCACAGAACATATTAATGGAAATGGTCCAGAAGAACCAATGGACACCTCTGCTGCAGTTACCCATTCTGAGCACTTCCAGACTTTATTAGAAGCTGGTTTACCACAGAAAGTTGCTGAAAAACTAGATGAAATTTACATAGCAG GTTTGGTGTCACACAGTGACTTAGATGATCGAGCGATTGAGGCGCTGAAAGAATTCAACGAGGAAGGTGCTCTGCAAGTCCTTTTGCAATTCAAGGACAGCGACCTCTCACATGTTCAG AACAAAAGTGCCTTTCTTTGTGGCGTGATGAAGAcgtacagacagagagagaaacaagggACCAAAGTGTCAGACACCAATAAAGGACCAGATGAAGCCAAAATCAAA GCTTTGCTGGAGAGGACTGGCTACACACTTGATGTGACAACAGGCCAGAGGAAGTATGGAGGTCCCCCACCAGAGTCCGCCCACTCGGGGGCACAGCCCACCATTGGTACAGAG ATATTTGTAGGCAAAATCCCCAGAGACCTTTTTGAGGATGAGCTGGTTCCGCTGTTTGAGAAAGCTGGCCCCATCTGGGACTTGCGCCTGATGATGGATCCTCTCAGTGGCCTGAACAGAGGCTACGCCTTTGTCACTTTCTGCACTAAAGAAGCTGCACAGCAGGCTGTCAAATTG TGCAACAACAATGAAATTCGACCGGGTAAACATATCGGTGTGTGCATCTCTGTGGCCAATAATAGACTGTTTGTTGGCTCCATCCCCAAGAGTAAAACAAAAGAGCAGATTGTTGAAGAATTTGCAAAAGTTACAG aGGGTCTAAATGATGTCATATTGTACCACCAGCCAGACgacaagaagaaaaatagaGGCTTTTGCTTCCTGGAGTATGAAGACCACAAGACGGCTGCTCAGGCCCGTCGCCGGCTGATGAGCGGCAAGGTCAAGGTGTGGGGAAATGTGGTCACCGTGGAATGGGCTGATCCCATCGAGGACCCAGACCCAGAGGTCATGGCCAAG GTCAAGGTGCTGTTTGTGAGGAACTTAGCGAGCACTGTTACAGAGGAGATACTTGAAAAGGCCTTTAGTCAGTTTGGCAAGTTGGAGCGGGTGAAGAAATTGAAAGACTACGCCTTTATCCACTTTGAGGAAAGAGATGGTGCTGTGAAG GCGTTGGCTGATCTCAATGGCAAAGACCTGGAAGGAGAGCACATCGAAATCGTCTTTGCCAAGCCCCCTGACCAGAAGAGGAAGGAACGCAAAGCCCAGAGACAAGCCgctaaaacacaaat GTATGACGAATACTATTACTACGGGCCTCCCCACATGCCGCCACCGACAAGAGGCCGTGGCCGAGGCGGGCGAGGAGGTTATTCTTACCCTCCCGATTATTACGCCTATGAAGACTATTACGATTACTATGGATACGATTACCACAACTACCGGGGTGGCTACGATGACCCGTACTACGGCTATGAGGACTTCCAGGGGTCCGGGAGAGGACGAGGAGCGAGGGGAGGAGTCCGTGGCGGTGCCAGTCAGACCAGAGGCCGTGGTGCAGTCACACCGAGGGGCCGGCTGGGCTTCTCGCAGCGAGGAGGCCCTGGAACAAGCAGAG CAGGGAAACGGGGCCGAGGGCGGTCCTGA